The proteins below are encoded in one region of Drosophila virilis strain 15010-1051.87 chromosome 6, Dvir_AGI_RSII-ME, whole genome shotgun sequence:
- the LOC138911447 gene encoding uncharacterized protein translates to MAKMQAARSRMLPNIGGPKPGRRLLLARVVASVLLYAAPIWASAVASQKSLRRKMSIPYRLCALRTISGFRTVLDEAATVLAEMLPVDILAKEVEKIWMAQMATRHAVPMDVIRSERATSMATWQERWNTANMGR, encoded by the coding sequence atggccaaaatgcaGGCGGCCCgttcgaggatgctacccaacataggaggacccAAACCAGgtagacgcctgctcctcgcgagagttgtagcctccgtgctgctctatgctgcaccgatatgggcttcagcggttgcaagccagaaaagcctccgaaggaagatgtcaatcccctataggctctGTGCTCTGcgcaccatttctggatttcggacggtgttggacgaggcagccacagtattggcagAAATGCTGCCAgtagatatactggccaaggAAGTGGAGAAAATTTGGATGGCCCAAATGGCCACGAGACATGCTGTCCCAATGGacgtcatccggtcggagagagcaacatcaatggcaacttggcaggagagatggaacacggcgaacaTGGGGAGATGA